One part of the Arcanobacterium phocisimile genome encodes these proteins:
- a CDS encoding bifunctional metallophosphatase/5'-nucleotidase, whose protein sequence is MKKTFMRPLTGATIAFTLATVPSLAWAEDTPAVPAADPTDIVELDLYNLTDIHGHIERLEKTDKVTNKVTVREAGLAAVQCYLDGVEKKTPNYTFTLLGDNIGASPYTSGSQKDNPTIAALNELPVVGSTIGNHELDLGQPVFKQRVDGSAPEDFVKVGFPYLGANVKGMGSYMDNGVETPYLKNYAIAERNGVKIAFIGAIAQDVPYKLSPDTTKGLTFEDPIAEIATLAKTLKADGTADIVVAMLDDDVKNNYPKMPAEVDVLMGGDTHVPYEFDHVNSTVKLESENPLLAGVASGSYTDNLGLVRLQYDKTAKKVVTADSILIPAGEIVAGADAGCLASSTAGAVVEKAKKAAEVAGKVEIVSGVTTEWRRGVFLEPGKDVPGPGSNRGVESTLGNLVADAIHSEVTIDGKTPVDFGVVNAGGLRADLVPENGVLTYANTYKALPFSNELGYSPMTGAQFKQALENQWKENLNSQNSRPMLRLGTSSNLTYTYDPSRPMNERITSILLNGEPMDMDKTYNVGSMTFVLQGGDGYFEKGLPVTTFGQLDRDGFNNYLKKVTGPKLTSSMLKRGVGMTLPEAEVASGEFPVALRGLSFTEGAGKAANVTVNIGSATKTVDVNNDLLEPNAESHKSVITTDGAGQANAMFPVTEVCGDKSGKHNFPVTVENEFGQLVKTESGLTVAVDCGGATSDEDKDKSDQGNSDQGNPDQGNPDQGKSDNGKTKPTQPQKVKNLAKTGAEINFAGFALLAMLVGVAGVAFSRREAR, encoded by the coding sequence ATGAAAAAGACGTTTATGCGCCCATTGACTGGCGCAACCATTGCTTTTACCCTAGCTACTGTTCCCAGTTTGGCGTGGGCAGAAGATACTCCAGCAGTACCAGCTGCTGACCCGACCGACATCGTCGAACTAGACCTATACAATCTGACAGATATCCATGGTCATATTGAACGCTTAGAAAAGACTGACAAGGTTACAAACAAAGTAACCGTCCGCGAAGCAGGTCTAGCGGCTGTGCAGTGTTATTTGGACGGAGTAGAAAAGAAAACTCCAAATTACACGTTCACTCTTCTCGGTGATAACATCGGCGCCTCGCCGTACACCTCAGGTTCACAAAAAGATAACCCAACGATTGCTGCGTTAAATGAGCTTCCAGTTGTAGGATCCACCATCGGCAACCACGAACTAGATCTCGGCCAGCCTGTCTTCAAGCAGCGCGTTGATGGCTCTGCTCCAGAAGATTTCGTTAAGGTTGGTTTCCCTTACTTGGGCGCCAATGTTAAGGGAATGGGATCGTACATGGATAATGGTGTCGAGACACCATATCTGAAGAACTATGCCATCGCTGAGCGCAACGGCGTCAAGATTGCATTTATTGGTGCTATTGCACAAGATGTGCCTTATAAGTTGAGCCCAGATACAACGAAGGGACTTACCTTCGAAGATCCCATTGCAGAGATCGCCACTCTCGCAAAAACACTGAAGGCTGACGGCACAGCTGATATCGTCGTTGCCATGCTTGATGATGACGTCAAGAATAACTACCCAAAGATGCCAGCTGAGGTTGATGTTCTTATGGGAGGCGATACCCATGTCCCATACGAATTTGATCATGTGAATTCCACAGTCAAGCTAGAATCAGAAAACCCACTCCTAGCTGGCGTTGCATCTGGCTCCTACACAGACAATCTCGGCTTGGTGCGCTTGCAGTACGATAAGACCGCCAAGAAAGTTGTCACTGCTGATTCCATCCTTATTCCAGCGGGTGAAATCGTAGCTGGCGCAGATGCTGGTTGCTTGGCATCGTCCACCGCTGGCGCTGTTGTTGAGAAGGCCAAGAAAGCAGCAGAAGTTGCCGGTAAAGTCGAAATTGTTTCCGGTGTTACTACCGAATGGCGTCGAGGTGTTTTCCTTGAGCCGGGCAAAGACGTACCTGGCCCAGGCTCAAACCGCGGAGTAGAGTCCACGTTGGGCAATCTTGTTGCTGACGCAATTCATAGCGAAGTAACTATTGATGGCAAGACACCAGTTGATTTCGGTGTTGTCAACGCAGGTGGTCTGCGTGCTGACCTCGTGCCTGAAAATGGCGTATTGACATACGCTAATACCTACAAGGCTCTGCCATTTTCCAATGAACTGGGATATTCGCCAATGACTGGCGCACAGTTCAAGCAGGCATTAGAAAACCAGTGGAAAGAGAACCTCAACTCGCAAAATTCTCGCCCTATGCTTCGTCTAGGCACCTCCTCGAATCTTACCTACACGTATGATCCGTCCCGCCCAATGAACGAGCGCATTACCTCGATTTTGCTTAACGGCGAGCCGATGGATATGGACAAGACTTACAATGTCGGTTCGATGACTTTCGTTCTTCAAGGCGGAGATGGATACTTCGAAAAGGGCTTACCAGTAACAACCTTCGGTCAACTCGATCGAGATGGTTTCAATAACTATCTCAAGAAAGTTACCGGACCAAAGCTAACCTCTTCTATGCTCAAGCGTGGTGTTGGCATGACGCTTCCGGAAGCAGAAGTTGCATCCGGCGAATTCCCTGTCGCGCTCCGTGGTCTTTCCTTCACTGAAGGCGCAGGCAAAGCAGCTAATGTGACTGTGAATATTGGTTCTGCAACCAAAACCGTCGACGTCAACAACGATTTACTTGAGCCCAATGCAGAAAGCCATAAATCAGTTATTACCACTGACGGTGCTGGGCAAGCTAACGCAATGTTCCCAGTAACTGAGGTCTGTGGCGACAAGTCTGGTAAGCACAACTTCCCAGTGACTGTTGAAAACGAATTTGGTCAACTTGTCAAGACCGAATCTGGCTTAACGGTTGCCGTTGACTGTGGCGGGGCAACATCAGACGAGGATAAGGACAAGTCTGATCAGGGCAATTCCGATCAGGGCAATCCCGATCAGGGCAATCCCGATCAGGGCAAGTCTGATAATGGTAAGACTAAGCCTACTCAGCCACAGAAAGTCAAGAATCTAGCTAAAACTGGTGCCGAAATTAATTTCGCAGGTTTTGCTTTGCTTGCCATGCTAGTGGGCGTAGCTGGAGTAGCTTTCTCACGCCGAGAAGCACGCTAA
- a CDS encoding NisI/SpaI family lantibiotic immunity lipoprotein has product MNKKSRIQQWLRIPALLLATVLLCSGCSTFEALTRYYARDKIHCQLRYPDIQHFSCGDITYAITAQRAEDEQVGDWIGYIRQLVVVDKTGKVVAYQDATTMYDSDLAVDGEQKQPGNHTIQFFNVYRDHGESTALLVDIGNQRYRAVDERQLDPGSELYTPQPHAQDASSDSHEASLRLDPENAYVFYAYGQRYAVTNEKLGDRQLGELIGGIDDIVVFDVETARPLSKKQLAEIDWLGTQSDKERDVWNYGEVSRIQGSDPDQELAVEINGSYRLALRIV; this is encoded by the coding sequence ATGAATAAAAAGTCGAGGATACAACAATGGCTAAGGATTCCTGCATTACTGTTAGCTACAGTGTTGTTATGTTCAGGATGCTCAACGTTTGAGGCGCTCACTCGCTACTATGCACGGGACAAAATCCACTGTCAGCTGAGATATCCCGATATTCAGCATTTTTCGTGTGGTGATATAACCTATGCCATCACCGCCCAGCGAGCAGAAGACGAGCAAGTCGGGGACTGGATCGGATATATCCGTCAGCTCGTTGTTGTCGATAAAACTGGCAAGGTAGTGGCCTACCAAGATGCAACCACCATGTACGACTCAGATCTTGCGGTAGATGGCGAGCAAAAGCAGCCAGGTAACCATACAATACAATTTTTCAACGTCTACCGGGACCACGGCGAATCCACGGCACTACTCGTCGATATTGGAAATCAACGTTACCGCGCAGTTGACGAACGTCAGCTTGATCCAGGGAGTGAACTCTATACTCCGCAACCTCATGCGCAAGATGCGTCCAGTGATAGCCACGAGGCATCCCTCCGCCTCGATCCGGAAAATGCTTACGTATTCTATGCTTACGGGCAACGTTATGCGGTCACGAATGAAAAACTCGGCGACCGCCAACTGGGAGAACTGATCGGTGGAATAGACGATATCGTTGTGTTCGACGTCGAGACTGCCCGTCCACTATCTAAAAAGCAGCTTGCTGAAATTGACTGGCTGGGAACACAATCGGACAAAGAGCGTGATGTGTGGAATTACGGAGAAGTGTCGCGCATACAGGGCAGCGATCCAGATCAAGAGTTAGCGGTTGAAATCAACGGTAGTTACCGACTAGCGCTACGGATCGTTTAA
- the purB gene encoding adenylosuccinate lyase, which translates to MDHSAKNRYVNPLTTRYASDFMVEQFSQRTRIETWRKLWVSLARAQHELGLPISNEQVAQLQDHVADIDWDVVAAREAEVRHDVMAHVYAFGQVAPDAAGIIHLGATSCYVTDNGDLVIYRDALLHVRRSLCTVIANLAQFAQQYRAMPTLGYTHYQPAQLVTVGKRATLWLQDFMADLEELDFVISSVRFLGCRGTTGTEASFMELFDGDEARIDQMNSRIAQDFGFDRLFDVAGQTYPRKFDARIMNCLSSIAQSAYRMAQDIRLLQHDRQVEEPFEAQQIGSSAMPYKRNPMRTERICSLARYVMSDVANPTMTAATQWFERTLDDSANRRISMPEGFLATDAILRLCMNVTFNLHVNDQIIAKSVRDYLPFIATENILMEAVKRGGDRQELHELIREESHRATALMKAGEPFDLLGALATHAEFNMTEEELNAVLDPAAFIGRSPQQVDNYLAVVRQAIGECQPRDQLLAV; encoded by the coding sequence GTGGATCATTCAGCCAAGAATCGCTATGTCAATCCGCTCACAACCCGCTACGCTTCAGATTTTATGGTCGAGCAGTTCTCTCAACGAACTCGTATCGAAACCTGGCGAAAGCTATGGGTATCGTTAGCTCGTGCACAGCACGAACTCGGATTGCCGATTTCGAATGAACAGGTTGCTCAACTTCAAGACCACGTGGCGGATATCGATTGGGACGTGGTGGCAGCGCGTGAAGCCGAGGTGCGTCACGACGTGATGGCGCATGTCTATGCGTTTGGTCAAGTTGCGCCAGATGCTGCCGGTATTATCCATCTGGGTGCTACCAGTTGCTACGTGACAGATAATGGAGATCTCGTCATTTACCGCGATGCACTGCTGCATGTGCGACGTTCCTTGTGTACTGTCATTGCTAATTTGGCGCAGTTTGCCCAGCAGTATCGCGCGATGCCAACGCTTGGCTATACACACTATCAACCCGCTCAGCTAGTGACGGTTGGTAAGCGTGCCACCTTGTGGTTGCAAGATTTCATGGCAGATCTTGAAGAGCTCGACTTCGTGATATCTTCTGTTCGTTTCCTCGGTTGCCGGGGAACAACTGGAACCGAAGCGAGCTTCATGGAATTATTCGACGGTGATGAAGCCCGTATAGATCAGATGAACTCACGTATCGCTCAAGATTTCGGATTCGATCGACTCTTTGACGTCGCCGGCCAAACTTATCCGCGTAAATTTGATGCGCGGATCATGAACTGCTTGTCGTCGATTGCGCAAAGCGCCTACCGTATGGCGCAAGATATTCGCTTGCTACAGCACGATCGCCAGGTCGAAGAACCGTTCGAGGCCCAGCAAATAGGTTCGAGTGCGATGCCATACAAGCGCAATCCGATGCGCACCGAGCGTATTTGTTCCCTGGCGCGTTACGTTATGTCCGACGTCGCCAACCCAACGATGACGGCGGCAACTCAATGGTTTGAACGAACCCTTGACGATTCAGCAAATCGCCGTATCTCGATGCCAGAAGGCTTCTTGGCTACGGACGCAATCTTGCGCCTGTGTATGAACGTCACCTTTAATCTGCATGTCAACGACCAGATCATCGCAAAGTCGGTGCGTGACTATTTGCCATTTATTGCTACCGAAAATATTTTGATGGAAGCAGTTAAGCGTGGCGGCGATCGGCAAGAATTACACGAATTGATTCGCGAAGAATCTCACCGTGCAACTGCCTTGATGAAGGCTGGCGAACCATTTGATCTTCTGGGTGCGCTTGCCACGCATGCCGAGTTCAATATGACCGAAGAGGAACTGAACGCAGTGCTCGATCCGGCTGCGTTTATTGGCCGCAGCCCACAACAAGTCGATAACTATCTCGCTGTTGTGCGTCAAGCGATTGGGGAGTGCCAGCCACGCGATCAGCTGCTAGCGGTTTAG
- a CDS encoding adenylosuccinate synthase, translated as MLEQHVDTCAAIVGANWGDEGKGRMVDLLAADYDVVVRYQGGGNAGHTVVNEYGTFALHLLPSGIFNDGVINVLGNGVALNAEQLFGEIDTLKDQGVHVGPDNLVVSERASLLLPWHRDLDNLEEARLADKQYGSTRQGIAPFYSDKFQKKTILAGELRDPERLRQHVADLLEWKNLTLTKVYGAPEAKLDDVMEWIDTWAMRLVPYLANTADVLSQAKKDGKRILFEAQLGALRDIDFGIHPFTTSSNTVAAYAPVGSGLPSLTIDRVVAVVKAYSTCVGAGPFTCEWFGEKADNLRDAGGEYGATTGRPRRVGPLDMVATRYGIHMQGASEIALTKMDVLSDMDEIPVCVAYETPNGKTENFPFPADLDAAKPIEIKLPGWKSDISNCRTWEELPEEARAYVEYVEQQLGCPIRYVSVGAQREAYIVR; from the coding sequence ATGTTAGAACAACACGTTGACACCTGCGCTGCCATTGTCGGAGCGAACTGGGGCGATGAAGGTAAAGGCCGGATGGTAGACCTTCTCGCTGCGGACTACGACGTCGTCGTCCGTTATCAAGGCGGCGGAAACGCCGGCCATACGGTCGTCAACGAGTATGGTACGTTTGCACTTCACCTTCTCCCGTCTGGCATTTTTAACGACGGCGTGATCAACGTTTTGGGTAACGGTGTAGCACTCAATGCCGAGCAGCTTTTTGGAGAAATCGACACTCTCAAAGACCAAGGCGTCCATGTCGGGCCAGATAACCTCGTTGTTTCTGAACGTGCATCGCTACTCTTGCCATGGCACCGCGACCTTGACAACCTTGAAGAAGCGCGCTTGGCGGACAAGCAGTACGGTTCTACTCGCCAAGGTATTGCACCATTCTACTCCGATAAATTCCAAAAGAAGACGATTCTAGCTGGTGAATTGCGTGATCCAGAACGGCTCCGCCAACATGTCGCGGACCTTCTTGAATGGAAGAACCTCACGCTTACCAAGGTTTACGGGGCGCCAGAGGCGAAACTGGACGACGTCATGGAATGGATCGACACCTGGGCGATGCGTCTCGTGCCATACTTGGCTAACACCGCCGACGTGCTATCTCAGGCGAAGAAGGACGGCAAGCGCATCCTGTTCGAAGCTCAGCTCGGTGCCTTGCGTGATATCGATTTCGGTATTCACCCATTTACGACGTCGTCGAACACTGTTGCGGCATATGCTCCAGTCGGTAGTGGCCTGCCAAGCCTGACTATCGATCGGGTAGTGGCTGTGGTCAAGGCGTACTCGACCTGTGTGGGTGCCGGTCCGTTCACCTGTGAATGGTTCGGCGAAAAGGCTGACAACTTGCGTGATGCGGGTGGCGAATACGGTGCAACAACCGGACGTCCGCGTCGTGTGGGTCCACTCGATATGGTTGCTACTCGCTACGGTATTCACATGCAGGGCGCATCTGAAATTGCGTTGACGAAGATGGATGTGCTTTCTGACATGGATGAGATTCCAGTATGCGTAGCCTACGAGACGCCTAATGGAAAGACGGAAAATTTCCCATTCCCAGCTGACCTTGACGCTGCTAAGCCAATTGAAATCAAGTTGCCCGGTTGGAAGAGCGATATCAGCAACTGTCGTACCTGGGAAGAGCTCCCAGAAGAAGCACGCGCTTACGTCGAATATGTGGAACAACAGCTCGGTTGTCCCATCCGCTACGTCAGTGTTGGCGCGCAGCGTGAAGCCTACATTGTCCGATAG
- a CDS encoding GuaB1 family IMP dehydrogenase-related protein codes for MKFLNNTAPSFDLTYDDVFMVPSRSNVGSRSNVDLTTSDGSGTTIPLVVANMTAIAGKRMAETVARRGGLVIIPQDIPTDIVISTIADVKSRHLVYDTPVVVKPHHTCGYALGLLTKRSHGAAIVVDPDTNVPVGLIVEKDITGVDRFTQVQDVMSTELFTLPEGIDPREAFDILKAKHHPLAPVVDTKGALVGVLTRAGAVRATIYKPAVDANGRLRIGAAIGMNGDPAGKARKLVDAGADVIVVDTAHGHQEKMIEAVRAVRAVVPADFPIVAGNVVAADGVRDLVEAGASIIKVGVGPGAMCTTRMQTGVGRPQFSAVLECAAEAAKYGAHVWADGGVRHPRDVALALAAGASNVMVGSWFAGTYESPGDLQYDANGRPYKESFGMASKRAVRNRTAADEAFDRARKALFEEGISVARMFLDPERPGVEDLIDQIISGVRSSFTYAGSRTIPEFAQRAIVGIQSSSGYREGAPVPTSW; via the coding sequence GTGAAATTCTTAAACAATACTGCGCCTAGTTTTGACCTGACCTACGACGACGTCTTCATGGTTCCATCACGATCTAACGTCGGTTCTCGAAGCAACGTTGATCTAACAACGAGTGACGGATCGGGAACAACCATCCCACTTGTCGTAGCCAACATGACAGCTATCGCTGGAAAGCGCATGGCTGAAACTGTTGCTCGCCGCGGCGGCCTCGTGATCATCCCGCAAGATATCCCAACCGATATCGTCATCTCAACAATCGCTGACGTTAAGTCACGCCATCTCGTATACGACACCCCAGTTGTTGTGAAACCGCACCACACCTGCGGATATGCGCTAGGACTATTGACGAAACGATCCCACGGGGCGGCGATCGTCGTCGATCCAGACACAAACGTTCCAGTTGGCCTCATTGTTGAAAAAGACATCACCGGTGTCGATCGCTTCACCCAGGTTCAAGATGTCATGTCAACCGAACTCTTCACCTTGCCAGAAGGAATCGATCCCCGTGAAGCCTTCGACATTCTCAAAGCCAAACATCATCCACTAGCTCCAGTAGTTGATACCAAAGGCGCACTCGTCGGCGTACTTACCCGTGCCGGGGCAGTACGTGCCACCATCTACAAACCAGCAGTTGACGCTAACGGTCGCTTGAGAATCGGTGCGGCAATCGGTATGAACGGCGACCCGGCCGGCAAAGCTCGCAAGCTAGTCGACGCCGGAGCCGACGTCATCGTCGTGGATACTGCTCACGGTCATCAAGAAAAAATGATCGAAGCAGTGCGAGCAGTGCGTGCAGTTGTCCCTGCCGATTTCCCGATAGTTGCCGGAAACGTCGTCGCTGCTGACGGTGTACGTGACCTCGTTGAAGCGGGCGCCTCGATTATCAAAGTTGGTGTTGGCCCGGGCGCCATGTGTACCACGCGTATGCAAACCGGCGTAGGTCGCCCACAATTTTCTGCCGTGCTCGAATGCGCAGCCGAAGCCGCGAAATACGGCGCACACGTGTGGGCCGACGGCGGAGTCCGCCACCCGCGCGACGTCGCCCTCGCACTCGCGGCCGGCGCCTCCAACGTCATGGTCGGATCGTGGTTTGCAGGCACATATGAATCGCCAGGCGACCTACAATATGACGCAAACGGACGGCCATATAAGGAATCTTTCGGAATGGCATCCAAGCGTGCAGTACGCAACCGAACCGCCGCTGATGAAGCGTTCGATCGAGCCCGCAAAGCACTATTCGAAGAAGGTATTTCGGTGGCGCGCATGTTCCTCGACCCAGAACGACCTGGCGTTGAAGATCTCATCGATCAGATCATCTCCGGTGTGCGCTCCTCGTTTACCTACGCCGGATCGCGTACCATCCCTGAATTTGCCCAACGAGCCATCGTGGGTATCCAATCATCCTCCGGTTACCGCGAGGGTGCTCCCGTTCCTACATCGTGGTGA
- a CDS encoding Rib/alpha-like domain-containing protein, with protein sequence MKLFKLVTALTIGSLCLSALIIPATAIPSSAAGKQEGFNISFQEITDGSQRHLQWSHTNCIPVTGETATVTYTMTKDGTNIPLNGQTRLQLETNDAGTYHLDAVCTYSQWLAPVKKSMELKVSPLPQSPKPPENKPQDDGPFTLYFDKVGEGDNAKLTWHTTGCRAPSPATLTLMRDNSPIKIDSLSELTLKDQPAGTYTMRATCSPEWLVPTTLTKSIVVPASQPDQPTPDPESTPDNEMAINLAEFTESLTGRTLSWNVSGCSVTNRKTVNVSVLFNGHKAQLRRSSRTENVNASQWPTGVYTINAQCQSLDGQQVYSTQSRDITLTRANLPVTFAGEPLNYLIPRPGDRVRISSYPSHQQLLLTDGTKAEPFVPGEDVELFVAFDDSSERTNIGHITADDSGHVDTNIWIPLNDKAKSFTIFAIGTTNKYQLDYRSLLTSKPTYGIKVSKADATVRNIRVVSYRNDELSSDNAFTKNSTITIKVLDPSGSVVMSTPATTTNDGSLDTVVSLPSGLSDGRYTVIAATPLALRGNYSAYFYLKDNEAWAQWDEPPTSQSETHAWELLYPDMTVKQQETIKSALTATLFGKDRGVPHGITYTTEASTPDWVQIDPTTGTITATPNEYTAIQKYTFTVIATHSDGIATKLPVHITVLPANSSQPDSSAWTLSYPDLTLKQRDTQKLDVIATLFGKNRGMPKDIIFNAGAQMPSWLDVDPQSGAITVHPDEYVELRDYSFTVTAVYTDGTHKNIPVRITVIEADPQTTFPLFPLKPAKKVIPALKLTPALPRTDHTPEQKPQEQDQQGQQQHQAQTHHDQKEKPQAPIVLPTQSASLAKTGFTGLILVGFALSFIIVGGLFRYKQHS encoded by the coding sequence ATGAAACTTTTTAAACTCGTTACCGCGCTAACAATAGGTAGTCTTTGTCTAAGCGCACTTATCATTCCAGCAACTGCAATCCCCTCATCTGCAGCCGGGAAGCAAGAAGGATTCAATATTTCTTTTCAAGAAATCACAGACGGCTCGCAACGCCATCTCCAATGGTCGCACACAAACTGCATCCCAGTTACCGGTGAAACTGCAACCGTCACATATACGATGACTAAAGATGGCACTAACATTCCCCTCAATGGTCAAACTCGATTGCAATTAGAGACTAACGATGCCGGTACTTACCACCTTGACGCAGTATGCACCTACAGCCAGTGGCTGGCACCGGTGAAAAAATCTATGGAGCTGAAGGTTAGCCCACTACCGCAAAGCCCCAAACCCCCGGAAAATAAACCACAAGACGATGGACCTTTCACACTTTATTTCGATAAAGTTGGCGAGGGCGATAACGCAAAATTAACGTGGCACACAACAGGATGCCGCGCTCCTTCTCCAGCGACGCTCACGCTCATGCGCGATAACAGCCCAATAAAAATAGATAGCCTCAGCGAGTTAACTCTTAAAGATCAGCCAGCTGGAACATACACAATGCGCGCTACATGTTCCCCTGAATGGCTTGTGCCAACTACTCTCACTAAATCTATCGTCGTACCTGCTTCGCAACCAGATCAGCCAACACCAGATCCAGAATCTACACCAGATAATGAAATGGCAATCAACCTAGCTGAGTTCACTGAGTCGCTAACTGGACGCACCTTATCTTGGAATGTTTCTGGTTGCTCTGTAACGAACCGCAAAACAGTCAATGTCTCCGTACTTTTCAATGGACATAAGGCGCAACTTCGACGTTCTTCACGAACCGAAAACGTGAATGCTTCTCAATGGCCAACTGGCGTCTACACAATCAACGCGCAGTGCCAATCACTTGACGGACAACAGGTTTACAGCACGCAATCACGCGATATAACCTTGACCCGTGCCAACTTGCCCGTCACTTTTGCTGGGGAGCCATTAAACTACCTCATTCCACGGCCTGGCGATCGTGTGCGTATCTCATCATATCCATCACATCAGCAGTTGCTTCTCACCGACGGCACCAAAGCCGAACCATTTGTTCCAGGTGAAGACGTCGAACTATTCGTTGCCTTCGATGATTCTTCAGAACGAACCAACATTGGACATATCACCGCTGACGATAGCGGTCACGTAGATACCAATATCTGGATCCCGCTCAACGACAAAGCCAAGAGTTTTACTATTTTTGCAATCGGAACAACGAATAAATATCAACTCGACTACCGTTCACTTCTCACATCAAAGCCTACATACGGCATTAAAGTATCTAAAGCCGATGCAACAGTTCGTAATATCCGCGTCGTTTCATATCGCAACGATGAACTATCCAGTGACAATGCTTTCACTAAGAACAGTACAATCACGATAAAAGTTCTCGATCCATCAGGATCAGTAGTCATGAGCACGCCTGCAACAACCACTAACGATGGTTCTCTAGATACCGTCGTCTCGCTGCCCAGCGGGCTAAGCGATGGGCGCTATACCGTAATAGCGGCCACTCCTTTAGCATTACGCGGCAACTATTCTGCCTACTTCTATCTCAAAGACAATGAGGCATGGGCACAATGGGATGAACCACCTACATCTCAGAGTGAGACACATGCTTGGGAGTTGTTGTATCCAGACATGACAGTCAAACAACAAGAAACCATCAAGAGCGCATTGACAGCAACTTTATTCGGTAAAGATCGCGGAGTGCCCCACGGCATCACGTACACTACTGAGGCCAGCACGCCAGATTGGGTACAAATCGATCCGACAACTGGAACGATCACGGCTACCCCCAACGAATACACCGCTATACAAAAGTACACTTTCACTGTTATTGCAACACATTCGGACGGTATAGCAACTAAATTGCCAGTGCATATTACTGTTCTTCCAGCAAATAGCTCCCAGCCTGATTCTTCTGCTTGGACGCTATCTTATCCAGACTTAACACTCAAACAGCGAGACACGCAAAAACTCGATGTTATTGCCACATTATTTGGCAAGAACCGCGGTATGCCAAAGGATATTATATTCAACGCTGGAGCACAGATGCCGAGTTGGCTTGACGTCGACCCGCAATCTGGAGCAATTACTGTCCATCCGGATGAGTATGTCGAGTTACGTGACTATAGCTTTACTGTGACTGCTGTGTACACAGATGGTACACACAAAAATATCCCGGTTAGGATCACAGTAATCGAAGCTGATCCCCAAACCACCTTCCCACTATTCCCACTCAAACCAGCTAAAAAGGTTATTCCAGCTCTAAAGCTTACTCCTGCCTTACCACGAACAGATCACACACCGGAGCAGAAGCCTCAAGAGCAGGACCAACAAGGACAACAGCAGCATCAAGCACAGACCCATCACGATCAGAAAGAGAAGCCACAAGCACCGATTGTACTTCCTACTCAATCAGCAAGCTTGGCAAAAACAGGTTTTACTGGATTGATTCTTGTAGGTTTCGCGTTATCATTCATTATAGTAGGAGGCTTATTCAGGTATAAGCAGCACTCATAA